The proteins below come from a single Rhizobium sp. BT04 genomic window:
- a CDS encoding extracellular solute-binding protein, whose amino-acid sequence MQAKLLGAVGALLATAFLAGPAAAADKTKIDFWFGNSGDIAKRVQEQCDRFNQSQADYEVVCTSQGSYDASLQNTIAAFRAGKQPTIAQVSDAGTLDIMLSGAYYPANKLMADTGYTVDWKDYFSGISGYYATSKGEMYSFPFNSSTALLYWNKDAFAKIGKDHAPATWKEAGEDLKALKDAGYACPLGFDISNNEVWQYVEQFEAVNGEAIATKKNGFEGLDAELVFNKNPLLVSYIKDLKSWYDNKLAVIKNKAVGQTFVEAFAAGDCQVILTSVGDHGNIGRTAKQGMNWGVAMLPTYGDATRHSSYVGGASLWVLKGHSDAEYKAAAAFFNFIAKPEEALTWSTVTGYIPVRNSGFEYLKKQGFYDKAPYAGRELAIQSLTVSPAGDAAPHGIRLGGLLQVRTEIANGLQAIFVNNADVQASLDGAAERGNQLLRRFQQTYKNVQLP is encoded by the coding sequence ATGCAAGCCAAGCTTCTCGGCGCCGTTGGCGCCCTTCTCGCTACAGCGTTTCTTGCTGGTCCCGCTGCCGCCGCCGATAAGACCAAGATCGACTTCTGGTTCGGCAATTCCGGTGACATTGCAAAGCGTGTCCAGGAGCAGTGCGATCGCTTCAACCAGTCGCAGGCCGACTACGAAGTCGTCTGCACCAGCCAGGGCAGCTATGATGCGTCCCTGCAGAACACCATCGCTGCCTTCCGCGCCGGCAAGCAGCCGACCATCGCCCAGGTCTCCGACGCCGGCACGCTCGACATCATGCTTTCCGGCGCCTACTATCCGGCAAACAAGCTGATGGCCGACACGGGCTACACTGTCGACTGGAAGGACTACTTCTCCGGTATCTCCGGCTACTACGCGACATCGAAGGGCGAGATGTACTCCTTCCCCTTCAACTCCTCGACCGCTCTTCTCTACTGGAACAAGGACGCCTTCGCCAAGATCGGCAAGGATCATGCTCCGGCGACCTGGAAGGAAGCAGGCGAGGACCTCAAGGCTCTGAAGGATGCAGGCTATGCTTGCCCGCTCGGCTTTGACATCTCCAACAACGAAGTCTGGCAGTACGTCGAGCAATTCGAAGCCGTGAACGGCGAAGCGATCGCCACGAAGAAGAACGGCTTTGAAGGTCTCGATGCCGAACTGGTGTTCAACAAGAACCCGCTGCTCGTCAGCTATATCAAGGACCTCAAGTCCTGGTATGACAACAAGCTCGCCGTCATTAAGAACAAGGCTGTCGGCCAGACCTTCGTCGAAGCTTTCGCTGCCGGCGATTGCCAGGTCATCCTGACCTCGGTCGGCGACCACGGCAACATCGGCCGCACCGCCAAGCAGGGCATGAACTGGGGCGTTGCCATGCTCCCGACTTACGGCGATGCAACCCGTCACAGCTCCTATGTCGGCGGCGCTTCGCTCTGGGTTCTGAAGGGTCATTCGGACGCTGAATACAAGGCTGCCGCTGCCTTCTTCAACTTCATTGCCAAGCCGGAAGAAGCGCTGACCTGGTCGACCGTGACCGGCTACATCCCGGTTCGCAACTCCGGCTTCGAATATCTGAAGAAGCAGGGCTTTTACGACAAGGCTCCTTATGCCGGCCGCGAGCTCGCCATTCAGAGCCTGACCGTTTCCCCGGCTGGCGACGCGGCCCCGCACGGCATCCGCCTCGGCGGCCTGCTGCAGGTCCGCACCGAGATCGCCAATGGCTTGCAGGCAATCTTCGTCAACAATGCCGATGTCCAGGCTTCGCTCGATGGCGCTGCCGAACGCGGCAACCAGCTGCTGCGCCGTTTCCAGCAGACCTACAAGAACGTTCAGCTTCCCTGA
- a CDS encoding cupin domain-containing protein has product MSDDHEHHHVDWREHGVKVIPGNSLDPNTAQTPGMNRATAINNARAGAEKIWAGTVTIHANAKTGAHHHGDLESIIYVVKGKARMRWGEHLEYTAEAGPGDFIYVPPYVPHQEINASRDETLECVLVRSGQEPVVVNLDIEPVEKPEDVPWIDPIHR; this is encoded by the coding sequence ATGAGCGACGACCACGAGCATCATCATGTCGACTGGCGGGAACATGGCGTCAAGGTCATTCCCGGCAATTCGCTCGATCCGAACACCGCACAGACGCCGGGCATGAACCGCGCCACCGCGATCAACAATGCCCGCGCCGGCGCCGAGAAGATCTGGGCCGGCACGGTGACGATCCATGCCAACGCCAAGACCGGCGCCCATCATCACGGCGATCTCGAAAGCATCATCTACGTGGTCAAGGGCAAGGCCCGCATGCGCTGGGGCGAGCATCTGGAATATACCGCCGAGGCCGGCCCCGGCGACTTCATCTATGTCCCGCCCTATGTGCCGCACCAGGAGATCAACGCCAGCCGCGACGAGACGCTGGAATGCGTGCTCGTCCGCTCAGGCCAGGAACCGGTCGTCGTCAATCTCGACATCGAGCCCGTCGAAAAGCCGGAAGACGTGCCCTGGATCGACCCGATCCATCGCTGA
- a CDS encoding ROK family transcriptional regulator, producing the protein MNDSRPIRAKSGTNHEGTSAHNRRVMIDALRMNGALSRADLARATWLTKQTVSNIIEELERDGLVRSQEAVRKGRGQPSTPYRLVPEGAFAIGLQIDRHVTRAVAVDLVGSVLVRDEAGLPTGGPSEGAKVILDLVAGVRAKLAGIVQQSEKRLVGLGAAMPGPFGVAGNGDDPWMMEAWQKFPLLETLTAGTGLDVGLQNDAAAAATAERMVGAAHGLDHAVCLFVGYGIGAGLILNGELYRGTNGNAGEIGMALLFADGKSTPLEHRASLASLYQHLSIDPADPDLHAQINDLVLEGDPGIETWIEAAAADLRWSVHLMETVFDPQTVILCGSAPDALVNRLIAAIGPLLPSIAERRGRTLPRLQPGMADPWSVALGAAAGPISRAFDPHFAAILKDSL; encoded by the coding sequence ATGAATGACAGCAGGCCGATCCGGGCCAAGAGCGGCACCAATCACGAAGGCACCAGCGCCCATAACCGGCGCGTGATGATCGATGCCTTGCGGATGAACGGTGCGCTTTCACGCGCCGATCTGGCGCGGGCGACATGGCTGACCAAGCAGACCGTGTCGAATATCATCGAAGAACTCGAGCGCGACGGCCTCGTCCGTTCGCAAGAGGCGGTGAGGAAGGGCCGAGGTCAGCCCTCGACGCCTTATCGACTCGTTCCCGAGGGCGCCTTTGCGATCGGTCTGCAGATCGACCGGCATGTGACGCGGGCGGTCGCGGTCGATCTCGTCGGCAGCGTTCTCGTGCGCGATGAGGCCGGCCTTCCCACAGGAGGTCCGTCGGAAGGGGCGAAGGTCATCCTCGATCTCGTTGCCGGCGTGCGTGCAAAGCTTGCCGGGATCGTTCAGCAGTCGGAAAAGCGGCTGGTCGGCCTCGGCGCCGCCATGCCCGGACCCTTCGGCGTCGCCGGCAATGGCGACGACCCCTGGATGATGGAGGCCTGGCAGAAGTTTCCGCTGTTGGAAACGCTGACCGCCGGCACCGGGCTCGATGTCGGCCTGCAGAACGATGCGGCGGCGGCAGCGACCGCCGAGCGCATGGTGGGAGCCGCCCATGGTCTCGACCATGCCGTCTGCCTCTTCGTCGGCTACGGCATCGGCGCCGGTCTCATTCTGAACGGCGAACTCTACCGCGGCACCAACGGCAACGCTGGCGAGATCGGCATGGCGCTGCTGTTTGCCGACGGCAAATCGACGCCGCTCGAACATCGCGCCTCGCTTGCCTCGCTCTACCAGCACCTGTCGATCGATCCTGCCGATCCCGACCTGCATGCACAGATCAACGACCTCGTCCTGGAGGGCGATCCAGGCATCGAGACCTGGATCGAAGCGGCGGCAGCAGACCTGCGCTGGAGCGTCCATCTCATGGAAACGGTCTTCGATCCGCAGACGGTGATCCTCTGCGGCAGCGCCCCGGACGCACTGGTGAACAGGTTGATCGCCGCCATCGGGCCACTGCTGCCCTCGATCGCCGAACGGCGCGGCCGGACGCTGCCGCGCCTGCAGCCGGGCATGGCCGATCCCTGGTCGGTGGCGCTCGGAGCTGCCGCCGGACCGATCAGTCGTGCATTCGATCCGCATTTTGCTGCAATTTTGAAGGATTCCCTCTGA
- a CDS encoding carbohydrate ABC transporter permease translates to MERRSPLFSVFIHLCALLLAAVILAPILWLFIMSISPAADLAAKPLRWWPQTVDFSRYGVLLSTLENSAGAAFTSSLRNSIEVAGMATIAAIALAIPAGWAVSRTPSVGWSLSMVIATYMLPPVALAVPLYMGLSHLGLLNNVFGLALVYLTILAPFTTWLMKSGFDSIPREIESAAMIDGAGLFQTLRIITLPLAAPVVATSSLFAFLLAWDEFFYALLFTSDQRAKTLTVAIADLAGGRVSDYGLIATAGVLAALPPVLIGLVMQRALISGLTSGGVKG, encoded by the coding sequence ATGGAACGCCGGAGCCCGCTCTTTTCTGTCTTCATTCATCTCTGCGCCCTGCTGCTTGCCGCCGTCATCCTGGCGCCGATCCTGTGGCTGTTCATCATGAGCATCTCGCCGGCCGCCGACCTTGCCGCAAAGCCGCTGCGCTGGTGGCCGCAGACGGTGGATTTCTCTCGCTACGGCGTACTGCTCTCGACGCTCGAAAACAGCGCCGGCGCCGCCTTCACCTCGTCGCTGCGCAACAGCATCGAAGTGGCGGGCATGGCGACGATCGCCGCCATCGCGCTCGCCATTCCGGCCGGCTGGGCGGTGTCGCGCACGCCCTCTGTGGGATGGTCGCTGTCGATGGTCATCGCCACCTACATGCTGCCGCCGGTGGCGCTCGCCGTGCCGCTCTATATGGGCCTTTCCCATCTCGGATTGCTGAACAACGTCTTCGGCCTTGCCCTCGTCTATCTGACCATCCTTGCGCCCTTCACCACCTGGCTGATGAAATCGGGCTTCGATTCCATCCCGCGCGAGATCGAATCCGCCGCGATGATCGACGGCGCCGGCCTGTTCCAGACATTGCGGATCATCACGCTGCCGCTCGCTGCCCCCGTGGTGGCGACGTCGAGCCTGTTTGCCTTCCTGCTGGCCTGGGATGAATTCTTCTATGCGCTGCTCTTCACTTCGGACCAACGCGCCAAGACGCTGACCGTCGCCATTGCCGATCTCGCCGGCGGCCGCGTTTCCGATTACGGACTGATCGCCACGGCAGGCGTGCTCGCCGCCCTGCCCCCGGTGCTGATCGGTCTCGTCATGCAACGCGCCCTGATTTCCGGGCTCACCAGCGGCGGCGTCAAGGGATGA
- a CDS encoding extracellular solute-binding protein — translation MLKSLTKTLLGAALIGASFAPHAFAETTLNALFMAQAAYSEADVRAMTDAFAKANPDIKLNLEFVPYEGLHDKTVLAQGSGGGYDVVLFDVIWPAEYATNKVLVDVTSRITDEMKKGVLPGAWTTVQYDGKYYGMPWILDTKYLFYNKEILEKAGIKAPPKTWDELTEQAKTIKDKGLLATPIAWSWSQAEAAICDYTTLVSAYGGDFLKDGKPAFQTGGGLDALKYMVSSYASGLTNPNSKEFLEEDVRKVFENGDAAFALNWTYMYNMANDPKDSKVAGKVGVVPAPGVTGKSEASAVNGSMGLGITSASKHPDEAWKYITFMTSQATQNAYAKLSLPIWASSYEDPGVTKGQEELISAAKIGLAAMYPRPTTPKYQELSTALQQAIQESLLGQSSPEDALKSAADNSGL, via the coding sequence ATGCTGAAATCCCTTACCAAGACGCTTCTGGGTGCGGCCTTGATCGGCGCATCCTTTGCACCGCACGCTTTCGCCGAAACGACGCTGAACGCGCTCTTCATGGCGCAGGCCGCCTATAGCGAGGCCGATGTGCGCGCCATGACCGACGCCTTCGCCAAGGCGAACCCCGACATCAAGCTCAATCTTGAATTCGTTCCCTATGAAGGCCTGCATGACAAGACGGTGCTGGCGCAAGGTTCCGGCGGCGGTTACGACGTGGTGCTCTTCGACGTCATCTGGCCGGCCGAATACGCCACCAACAAGGTGTTGGTCGACGTCACCTCGCGCATCACCGACGAGATGAAGAAGGGCGTACTACCGGGCGCCTGGACCACCGTGCAATATGACGGAAAATATTACGGCATGCCGTGGATCCTCGACACCAAATACCTATTCTACAACAAGGAGATCCTTGAAAAGGCCGGCATCAAGGCGCCGCCGAAGACCTGGGACGAGCTGACCGAGCAGGCAAAGACGATCAAGGACAAGGGCCTGCTCGCCACGCCGATCGCCTGGAGCTGGTCGCAGGCCGAGGCCGCGATCTGCGACTACACCACGCTTGTCAGCGCTTATGGCGGCGATTTCCTGAAGGACGGCAAGCCGGCCTTCCAGACCGGCGGCGGCCTCGATGCGTTGAAATACATGGTCTCCAGCTATGCCTCCGGCCTGACCAATCCGAATTCCAAGGAATTCTTGGAAGAAGACGTCCGCAAGGTCTTCGAAAACGGCGATGCCGCCTTCGCTTTGAATTGGACCTACATGTACAACATGGCCAACGATCCGAAAGACAGCAAGGTCGCGGGCAAGGTCGGCGTCGTGCCGGCGCCGGGTGTTACCGGCAAGAGCGAGGCTTCGGCCGTCAACGGCTCGATGGGCCTCGGCATCACCTCGGCCAGCAAGCATCCTGATGAGGCCTGGAAATACATCACCTTCATGACCTCGCAGGCGACGCAGAATGCCTATGCCAAGCTCAGCCTGCCGATCTGGGCGTCCTCCTATGAGGACCCTGGTGTCACCAAGGGCCAGGAAGAGCTGATCTCCGCCGCCAAGATCGGCCTTGCGGCCATGTATCCGCGCCCGACGACGCCGAAATATCAGGAGCTCTCGACCGCGCTGCAGCAGGCGATCCAGGAATCGCTGCTCGGCCAGTCCTCTCCCGAGGACGCGCTGAAGTCGGCCGCCGACAATAGCGGCCTCTGA
- a CDS encoding carbohydrate ABC transporter permease, translating into MEKRVTFSSTTIGLLFAFPMLLLIFVFFYWPSAQALYWAFTLEQPWGGGNAWVGFDNFKQLLSDPIYWESITRSMIFGFSSTAIAMGMALILALLTDRELRGHKIYRSVFIWPYAIAAPALGLAFRFILAPEAGLLSVINHVWPGLWNPALDGKDAMIAVIVAFSWKYIGYNFIFFLSALQGIPRSLIEAAAMDGSGPMRRIWDIQLPLLTPTLFFLLVINITESFQDSFGIVDVMTQGGPARATELMVYKIYFDGFRGLDYSGAAAQSIILMALVVLLTIFQFRFIERRVHYK; encoded by the coding sequence ATGGAAAAGCGCGTCACTTTCTCCTCGACGACGATCGGACTGCTCTTCGCGTTTCCGATGCTGCTGCTGATCTTCGTCTTCTTCTATTGGCCGAGTGCGCAGGCGCTCTATTGGGCGTTCACGCTCGAGCAGCCATGGGGCGGCGGCAATGCCTGGGTCGGTTTCGACAATTTCAAGCAATTGCTCAGCGATCCGATCTATTGGGAGTCGATCACCCGCAGCATGATCTTCGGCTTCAGCTCGACGGCCATTGCCATGGGGATGGCGCTCATCCTGGCGCTGTTGACGGATCGTGAGCTGCGCGGCCATAAAATCTACCGGTCGGTCTTCATCTGGCCTTACGCGATTGCCGCTCCCGCTCTCGGCCTTGCCTTCCGCTTCATCCTGGCGCCGGAGGCCGGCCTTCTGTCGGTCATCAATCATGTCTGGCCCGGCCTCTGGAACCCCGCGCTCGACGGCAAGGACGCGATGATCGCCGTCATTGTTGCCTTTTCCTGGAAATATATCGGCTATAATTTCATCTTCTTCCTCTCGGCGCTGCAAGGCATTCCGCGCTCGCTGATCGAGGCCGCCGCCATGGACGGTTCGGGGCCGATGCGCCGTATCTGGGATATCCAGCTGCCGCTGCTGACGCCGACGCTGTTTTTCCTGCTCGTCATCAATATCACCGAAAGCTTCCAGGATTCCTTCGGTATCGTCGACGTCATGACGCAGGGCGGGCCGGCACGCGCGACGGAACTCATGGTCTACAAGATCTATTTCGACGGCTTCAGGGGGCTCGATTATTCCGGGGCTGCGGCGCAGTCGATCATCCTGATGGCGCTCGTCGTTCTGCTCACCATCTTCCAGTTCCGCTTCATCGAGCGGCGCGTGCACTACAAGTGA
- a CDS encoding ABC transporter permease subunit, which produces MIERTPIFNFICYTLLALGMLIALLPFFIVIVASTLDLETVNRVPLPLTPGSHFWENVQTAWVRADLGNKLIHSIIFATAVGAGKVILSAMAAFSIVYFRFRGRYVIFWIIFITLMLPLEVRIVPTYSIAANALQPFQTILDFTGISWLVAQITGIQIKLEWGLLNSYPGLVLPLVATATGTFLYRQFYLTVPDELAEASKMDGSGPVRFFWDILLPLSRPNMIALFTIMFVWAWNQYLWPLLITTDPNFGIAVTQLKTLIPSEFGLPDWNVAMAGTLIIMSPPLVLVILMQRWFVRGLISTEK; this is translated from the coding sequence ATGATCGAACGCACGCCGATATTCAACTTCATCTGCTATACGCTTCTGGCGCTCGGCATGCTGATCGCGCTTCTGCCTTTCTTCATCGTCATCGTTGCATCGACGCTCGATTTGGAGACGGTCAATCGCGTGCCGCTGCCGCTCACCCCAGGCTCGCATTTCTGGGAAAACGTCCAGACCGCCTGGGTTCGCGCCGATCTCGGCAACAAGCTGATCCACAGCATTATCTTCGCCACAGCGGTCGGCGCCGGCAAGGTCATCCTTTCCGCCATGGCGGCCTTCTCGATCGTCTACTTCCGCTTCCGCGGCCGGTATGTGATTTTCTGGATCATCTTCATCACGCTGATGCTGCCGCTGGAAGTTCGCATCGTGCCGACCTATTCGATTGCGGCCAACGCGCTGCAGCCGTTCCAGACGATCCTCGACTTCACCGGCATAAGCTGGCTCGTTGCGCAGATCACCGGCATTCAGATCAAGCTCGAATGGGGCCTGTTGAATTCCTATCCCGGTCTCGTTCTGCCGCTGGTCGCAACCGCAACCGGCACCTTCCTCTACCGGCAGTTCTATCTGACGGTTCCAGACGAACTGGCCGAGGCCTCGAAGATGGACGGATCGGGTCCGGTTCGGTTCTTCTGGGATATTCTGCTGCCGCTGTCGCGGCCGAACATGATCGCACTGTTCACGATCATGTTCGTCTGGGCCTGGAACCAATATCTCTGGCCGCTGCTGATCACCACCGATCCGAATTTCGGCATTGCGGTGACGCAGCTCAAGACCCTGATCCCGTCCGAATTCGGCCTGCCCGACTGGAACGTCGCCATGGCCGGCACACTTATCATCATGTCGCCGCCACTGGTGCTCGTCATCCTGATGCAGCGCTGGTTCGTGCGCGGCCTTATCTCCACCGAGAAGTGA
- a CDS encoding carbohydrate ABC transporter permease — translation MSGTWLTTRAWLLMLPLLVVMISVIGWPLIDTVGLSFTNAKLVGTQGNFVGIDNYAKMLSGSNFQRTLITTAWFAIVSVAAEMVIGVLAALLLNQQFRGRTALRALMILPWALPTVVNATLWRLIYNPEYGALNAALTQLGLLDAYRSWLGEPGTALAALIVADCWKNFPLVALIALAALQAVPRDITAASLVDGAGAFARFRFVILPYLAGPLMVALVLRTIEAFKVFDIIWVMTRGGPANSTRTLSILVYQEAFSFQRAGSGASLALIVTLLVTLLAAGYAALVRKTAGSAA, via the coding sequence ATGTCGGGCACTTGGCTGACAACCCGCGCGTGGCTTTTGATGCTGCCGCTTCTCGTGGTCATGATATCAGTCATCGGCTGGCCTCTGATCGATACCGTCGGCCTCTCCTTCACCAATGCCAAGCTCGTCGGCACGCAAGGAAACTTCGTCGGCATCGACAATTACGCCAAGATGCTCTCCGGCTCGAATTTCCAGCGCACGCTGATCACCACCGCATGGTTCGCGATCGTCTCGGTCGCCGCCGAAATGGTGATCGGCGTGCTTGCTGCCCTGCTGCTGAACCAGCAGTTTCGCGGCCGCACCGCGCTCCGCGCCCTGATGATCCTGCCCTGGGCGCTGCCGACCGTCGTCAACGCCACGCTCTGGCGGTTAATCTACAATCCCGAATACGGCGCGCTGAATGCCGCGCTGACCCAGCTCGGCCTGCTCGACGCCTACCGCTCCTGGCTTGGCGAGCCGGGCACGGCGCTGGCCGCCCTCATCGTCGCCGACTGCTGGAAGAATTTTCCGCTGGTGGCGCTGATTGCGCTCGCTGCCTTGCAGGCCGTGCCACGCGACATCACCGCCGCCTCGCTGGTCGACGGCGCCGGCGCTTTCGCCCGCTTCCGCTTCGTCATCCTGCCCTATCTCGCCGGCCCGCTGATGGTGGCGCTGGTGCTGCGCACGATCGAAGCCTTCAAGGTCTTCGACATCATCTGGGTGATGACCCGCGGCGGCCCGGCCAACAGCACCCGCACCCTGTCGATCCTCGTCTATCAGGAAGCCTTCTCCTTCCAGCGGGCAGGCTCGGGCGCATCGCTGGCATTGATCGTCACGCTGCTGGTGACGCTGCTTGCTGCCGGCTACGCCGCTCTGGTGCGTAAAACCGCCGGGAGTGCGGCCTGA
- a CDS encoding SIS domain-containing protein, with protein sequence MKMTEETIRPAGLAAIDREMARQHADAIASYEAAQPMAATAAASLKKTGRLLLMGMGGSHAVNRAVEPLYRTLGIDAVALPLSEQLGQPLPIAGRTIFVTSQSGESAEVVRWFNETGGTQETFGLTLEGSSFLARTAPSLLGAGGTELAFAATRSLTVTFALHLAILAALGEDPDAALAVLKTPEDHDIADALAALENVGTVVTSGRRLQGVAEALALGLTELSRRPCFSLEGGQLRHGPMEMLAPEIGVVLFRGSDETASLVTVMATSAVETGAPVILFDASEQAPVTGAVTIRFAPATGLAAIFAMLPVAQRLMIAFADARVENAGTPVRSTKITRSE encoded by the coding sequence ATGAAGATGACAGAAGAAACAATCCGGCCGGCCGGACTTGCGGCGATCGACCGCGAAATGGCGCGCCAGCATGCCGATGCGATCGCCTCCTATGAAGCGGCCCAGCCAATGGCAGCCACGGCCGCCGCTTCGCTGAAAAAGACCGGCAGGTTGCTGCTCATGGGCATGGGCGGCTCGCATGCCGTCAACCGCGCCGTCGAGCCGCTCTACAGGACGCTCGGCATCGATGCCGTCGCTTTGCCGTTGTCCGAACAGCTCGGCCAGCCGCTGCCGATCGCCGGCAGGACGATCTTCGTCACCTCGCAATCCGGCGAAAGCGCCGAGGTCGTGCGTTGGTTCAACGAGACCGGCGGCACGCAGGAGACCTTCGGCCTGACGCTCGAAGGCAGCTCTTTCCTCGCAAGAACCGCCCCGTCGCTGCTCGGCGCCGGCGGCACCGAGCTGGCTTTCGCCGCAACCCGCAGCCTGACGGTGACCTTCGCCCTGCATCTCGCGATCCTCGCCGCCCTCGGTGAAGATCCGGATGCAGCGCTCGCAGTCCTCAAGACGCCCGAAGACCACGATATCGCCGATGCCCTCGCCGCACTCGAAAACGTCGGGACGGTCGTTACGTCGGGACGCCGTCTGCAAGGCGTTGCCGAGGCGTTGGCGCTCGGATTGACGGAGCTGTCGCGCCGCCCCTGCTTTTCGCTCGAAGGCGGCCAGTTGCGCCATGGACCGATGGAGATGCTGGCGCCGGAGATCGGCGTCGTGCTCTTTCGCGGCTCGGACGAAACGGCCAGCCTAGTGACTGTTATGGCGACATCCGCCGTCGAGACCGGTGCCCCCGTCATCCTGTTCGACGCATCCGAGCAAGCACCGGTCACCGGCGCAGTGACGATCCGCTTTGCCCCGGCAACCGGCCTTGCCGCGATCTTTGCCATGCTGCCCGTCGCTCAACGGCTGATGATCGCCTTTGCCGACGCCCGCGTGGAGAATGCCGGAACACCGGTCCGCTCCACCAAGATCACCCGGAGCGAATGA
- a CDS encoding sn-glycerol-3-phosphate import ATP-binding protein UgpC, whose translation MAPISIRDVKKSYGKNPVVHGVDLEIQSGEFIVILGPSGCGKSTLLRMIAGLEEISGGEIAIDGRVVNQLEPRERGCAMVFQNYALYPHMSVAENIGYALKVAGVPKTERSRRVAEVAKALSLEPFLDRRPAALSGGQRQRVAMGRAMIREPKVFLFDEPLSNLDAKLRIAMRAEIRRLHRRLGATSIFVTHDQTEAMTLADRLVVMNGGRVEQVGTPEEVYHHPVSRFVAGFVGTPAMNLLEGTINDEGVFVYDQSRKIVLPRERAAPLKGKRVVLGMRAEAARLVPPDAPGALTATADFIEELGASRVVHADFDGLPFAVALTEAVKVKSGDPIGIAIDYNAIHLYAADTGRIIENTATSGAGVVHA comes from the coding sequence GTGGCACCGATCTCAATCCGTGATGTGAAAAAGAGCTACGGCAAGAATCCCGTCGTTCACGGCGTCGACCTGGAGATTCAGTCCGGCGAATTCATCGTCATCCTCGGTCCGTCAGGCTGCGGCAAGTCCACGCTGCTGCGGATGATCGCCGGGCTCGAGGAAATCAGCGGCGGCGAAATCGCCATCGACGGCCGGGTCGTCAACCAGCTGGAGCCGCGCGAGCGCGGCTGCGCCATGGTGTTCCAGAACTACGCGCTTTATCCGCATATGAGCGTCGCCGAGAATATCGGCTACGCCTTGAAGGTTGCGGGTGTTCCGAAGACGGAGCGCAGCCGGCGCGTCGCCGAAGTCGCCAAGGCGCTCAGCCTCGAACCCTTCCTCGACCGCCGGCCGGCCGCCCTTTCCGGCGGCCAGCGCCAGCGCGTCGCCATGGGCCGTGCAATGATCCGCGAACCAAAAGTGTTCCTCTTCGACGAGCCGCTGTCCAACCTCGACGCCAAGCTGCGCATCGCCATGCGCGCCGAAATCCGCCGCCTGCATCGGCGTCTCGGCGCCACCTCGATCTTCGTCACGCATGACCAGACCGAGGCGATGACGCTGGCCGACCGGCTGGTGGTGATGAATGGCGGCAGGGTGGAGCAGGTCGGCACGCCAGAAGAGGTCTATCATCATCCGGTCTCGCGCTTCGTCGCGGGCTTCGTCGGCACGCCGGCTATGAACCTGCTCGAGGGCACGATCAACGACGAGGGCGTCTTCGTCTACGACCAGAGCCGCAAGATCGTGCTGCCGCGCGAACGCGCCGCACCGCTGAAAGGCAAACGCGTCGTGCTCGGCATGCGCGCCGAAGCCGCTCGGCTGGTGCCTCCGGATGCGCCCGGCGCCCTCACCGCAACGGCCGATTTCATCGAAGAGCTCGGCGCAAGCCGCGTCGTCCACGCCGATTTCGACGGGTTGCCCTTTGCCGTGGCGCTGACCGAGGCGGTGAAGGTGAAGTCGGGCGATCCGATCGGCATCGCCATCGACTATAACGCGATCCACCTTTATGCCGCCGATACCGGCCGGATCATCGAGAACACCGCCACCAGCGGTGCCGGCGTCGTTCACGCCTGA